In Halovivax gelatinilyticus, the following are encoded in one genomic region:
- a CDS encoding heavy metal translocating P-type ATPase encodes MTPTPDTEAAGATTSGDAGCHLCGLPTGRSPVTDTDVDGSFCCRGCLQVQRALGDLDVVDDEQIAARLDGDRDGLGPEPARGHERAYFGVDGMHCATCEAFLETRAANAAGVRTAAASYATDTVCVEYDPEAVDEAELPELLSGYGYEARDREEGRGESSRDRALITFLVGGGLFGMMVMLWYALFLYPTYFGYEPLVDLGGYDGLYLFANIWLMTSFVVFYTGYPILRGAYVSLRARRPNMDLLVSVAALAAYAYSTLAIVVGRTDLYFDVSVAIILVVTAGTWYEGRVKRRAAGLLRDLTEQRVETARLADGESVPVADVEPDDELLVRPGERVPLDGTVRSGRAAVDESLLTGESLPVEKEPGDPVRGGTLVTDASLVVTVGDDAESALDRIVELLWRIQSARPGVQRLADRLATIFVPLVLVLSAIAAAATLALGGGTTAAMLVGLTVLIVSCPCALGLATPLAVASGVRSAAERNVVLASESVFEDAPAVDIVVLDKTGTLTTGTMSVRSVESDGIDRERLLGRAAAVERLSEHPIARAICEADDSEAPGVADGGTASHPLEVEDFTRETRGVSALVDGERVAVGHPELFVERDWTVPAGLDDAAARTRNRGDVPVLVGWDGRAKGAITVGDQPRETWRDSVETLARGRELVVLTGDEGPAAERFRAIPAVDEVYAGVPAEGKAETVRRLRARGTVAVVGDGSNDAPALAAADVGIAMGGGTELATDAADAVIVDDDLASVADVFSLTDGTNRRIKQNLGWAFVYNGVAIPLAITGLLNPLLAAVAMATSSALVVVNSSRRI; translated from the coding sequence ATGACACCAACCCCCGATACCGAAGCTGCCGGCGCGACGACGAGCGGTGACGCCGGCTGTCACCTCTGCGGACTGCCTACCGGCCGGTCCCCGGTCACCGACACCGACGTTGACGGTTCATTTTGCTGTCGCGGCTGCCTCCAGGTGCAGCGAGCGCTCGGCGACCTCGATGTCGTTGACGACGAGCAGATCGCAGCGCGACTCGACGGCGATCGTGACGGTCTCGGTCCGGAGCCGGCACGCGGTCACGAGCGGGCGTACTTCGGCGTGGACGGGATGCACTGTGCGACGTGTGAGGCGTTCCTCGAGACGCGGGCAGCGAACGCCGCGGGCGTTCGGACGGCCGCTGCGAGCTACGCTACCGACACGGTCTGTGTCGAGTACGATCCCGAAGCCGTCGACGAAGCGGAACTTCCCGAACTTCTCTCTGGATACGGCTACGAAGCGAGAGACCGCGAGGAAGGCCGGGGCGAGTCGAGTCGGGACCGGGCCCTGATAACGTTCCTCGTCGGTGGCGGCCTCTTCGGTATGATGGTGATGCTCTGGTACGCGCTTTTCTTGTATCCAACCTACTTCGGCTACGAACCCCTGGTCGACCTGGGCGGCTACGACGGATTGTACCTCTTCGCCAACATCTGGCTCATGACCTCCTTCGTCGTCTTCTACACCGGCTATCCCATCCTCAGGGGTGCGTACGTCAGCCTTCGGGCGCGCCGGCCGAACATGGACCTGCTGGTCTCGGTCGCCGCGCTCGCGGCGTACGCCTACAGCACGTTGGCGATCGTCGTCGGTCGGACGGACCTCTACTTCGACGTCTCGGTCGCGATTATCCTCGTCGTAACCGCAGGGACCTGGTACGAGGGGCGGGTAAAACGACGTGCTGCGGGCCTGCTACGCGACCTCACCGAACAACGGGTCGAAACGGCCCGGTTGGCAGACGGAGAGTCTGTTCCCGTCGCAGACGTCGAGCCGGACGACGAACTCCTCGTTCGTCCGGGCGAGCGAGTCCCGCTCGACGGGACCGTCCGCTCGGGGCGGGCTGCGGTAGACGAGTCGCTGCTCACCGGCGAGTCCCTGCCGGTCGAGAAGGAGCCGGGCGACCCCGTCCGCGGCGGCACGCTCGTCACCGACGCGTCGCTGGTCGTCACAGTCGGCGACGACGCCGAGAGCGCGCTCGATCGGATCGTCGAACTGCTCTGGCGGATCCAGAGCGCGCGGCCCGGCGTCCAGCGGCTGGCCGACCGCCTCGCCACCATCTTCGTGCCGCTGGTGCTCGTTCTGTCGGCGATCGCAGCCGCCGCGACGCTGGCGCTCGGCGGCGGGACGACCGCCGCTATGCTGGTCGGACTGACGGTGCTCATCGTCTCCTGTCCGTGCGCGCTCGGACTGGCGACGCCGCTGGCCGTCGCCTCGGGCGTCCGCTCGGCCGCCGAACGCAACGTCGTTCTCGCGAGCGAGAGCGTCTTCGAGGACGCTCCCGCGGTCGATATCGTCGTCCTCGACAAAACGGGAACGCTGACGACCGGCACGATGTCGGTTCGGTCGGTCGAGTCCGACGGGATCGACCGCGAACGGCTGCTGGGACGCGCCGCGGCGGTCGAGCGCCTCTCCGAGCACCCGATCGCGCGGGCGATTTGCGAGGCGGACGACAGCGAAGCGCCGGGCGTCGCGGACGGGGGGACCGCCTCGCATCCCCTCGAAGTCGAGGACTTCACGCGAGAGACCAGAGGCGTCTCCGCGCTGGTGGACGGCGAGCGAGTCGCCGTCGGTCACCCCGAGTTGTTCGTCGAGCGCGACTGGACCGTCCCGGCGGGACTCGACGACGCGGCGGCCCGGACGCGTAATCGCGGCGACGTTCCCGTCCTCGTCGGCTGGGACGGCCGCGCCAAGGGCGCGATCACCGTCGGAGATCAGCCGCGCGAGACGTGGCGCGATTCGGTCGAGACGCTCGCTCGTGGCCGCGAACTGGTCGTCCTCACCGGCGACGAAGGACCTGCAGCCGAGCGGTTCCGGGCGATCCCGGCCGTCGACGAGGTGTACGCCGGCGTGCCGGCGGAGGGAAAGGCCGAGACGGTCCGCCGGCTCCGAGCACGCGGGACGGTCGCCGTCGTCGGCGACGGGAGCAACGACGCGCCGGCGCTGGCCGCCGCCGACGTCGGAATCGCGATGGGCGGCGGCACCGAGCTAGCCACCGACGCCGCGGACGCCGTCATCGTCGACGACGACCTCGCATCGGTGGCCGACGTCTTCTCTCTCACCGACGGGACGAACCGCCGAATCAAACAGAACCTCGGCTGGGCGTTCGTCTACAACGGGGTCGCCATCCCGCTGGCGATCACCGGGCTGCTCAACCCGCTGCTTGCGGCGGTGGCGATGGCGACCAGCAGTGCGCTGGTGGTCGTAAACTCCTCGCGGCGGATCTAA
- a CDS encoding cupredoxin domain-containing protein, which translates to MQGQLTRRTALASAGVGGFSLLAGCPDNDDDDTDDTDDDVAVDGLDREDWEDVEEFYFEGRIEAWTGIEPGIIEGEDNPTIGLIEGQEYDFRWVNEDGVTHNMEIRDEDDGIIDDYQSEDVSDQGEEADIEGVVATEEMVTYICAYHESTQVGDIQVFTD; encoded by the coding sequence ATGCAAGGTCAGTTGACACGTCGAACTGCGCTGGCGTCGGCGGGCGTCGGGGGATTCTCGCTCCTCGCGGGTTGTCCGGACAACGACGATGACGATACCGACGATACTGACGATGACGTAGCGGTGGATGGACTCGACCGCGAGGACTGGGAAGACGTCGAAGAATTCTATTTCGAGGGCCGAATCGAAGCCTGGACGGGTATCGAACCGGGTATCATCGAGGGCGAGGATAATCCGACGATCGGATTGATCGAGGGCCAGGAGTACGACTTCAGGTGGGTGAACGAAGACGGCGTGACCCACAACATGGAGATCCGCGACGAAGACGACGGCATCATCGACGACTACCAGAGCGAAGACGTAAGCGACCAGGGGGAAGAAGCAGACATCGAGGGCGTCGTCGCGACCGAGGAGATGGTCACGTACATCTGCGCGTACCACGAGTCGACGCAAGTCGGGGACATCCAGGTCTTCACCGATTGA
- a CDS encoding signal peptidase complex subunit 2, translated as MSRPRASKEIGHEEFDPIGTLALIGLYFLILVMLWLFTYFVEFVGNEPTPMLLV; from the coding sequence ATGTCTCGTCCACGAGCCTCCAAGGAGATCGGTCACGAGGAGTTCGACCCGATCGGTACGCTCGCGCTGATCGGGTTGTACTTCCTGATCCTCGTGATGCTCTGGCTGTTCACGTACTTCGTCGAGTTCGTCGGGAACGAACCCACGCCGATGCTCTTGGTATGA
- a CDS encoding cupredoxin domain-containing protein, with product MNIHTYERLWLAGAMVLIVGFVATITYGSVGLGIVMIGDDEDVLAPGEIDDDERFADPGVEQVGENEYEAHVVAMTFIYQPDTIEIPAGNEVTFYVTSRDVIHSFTVVGTNVNTMVVPGEVSTMTVEFDEPGEYGILCNEYCGSGHHDMEAELVVVPEDEFDLTELAVEAPDEVGPDDEIELSTTVENGLLDSLDTTVEVQVGDETITEDLTVDGEETEELSVTVDAGDLGEGDHDWTVTVDDHEETGTVTVSDETNDDDANEAGTPAGGAAVTGASVDVAGPMAGGEGA from the coding sequence ATGAACATTCACACGTACGAACGGCTGTGGCTGGCCGGCGCGATGGTCCTGATCGTCGGTTTCGTCGCCACCATAACCTACGGATCGGTCGGACTGGGTATCGTGATGATCGGCGACGACGAGGACGTCCTGGCGCCGGGTGAAATCGACGATGACGAACGATTCGCAGACCCCGGCGTCGAGCAGGTCGGCGAGAACGAGTACGAAGCCCACGTCGTCGCGATGACGTTCATCTACCAGCCGGACACGATCGAGATCCCAGCGGGCAACGAAGTGACCTTCTACGTCACCAGCCGCGACGTGATTCACAGCTTCACCGTCGTCGGGACCAACGTGAACACGATGGTCGTCCCCGGAGAGGTGTCGACGATGACCGTCGAGTTCGACGAACCCGGGGAGTACGGCATCCTCTGTAACGAGTACTGCGGGAGCGGTCATCACGACATGGAGGCCGAACTCGTCGTCGTCCCCGAAGACGAGTTCGACCTGACCGAACTCGCGGTCGAGGCGCCCGACGAAGTCGGCCCGGACGACGAAATCGAGCTTTCGACCACCGTCGAAAACGGTCTGCTCGACTCGCTCGATACCACCGTCGAGGTCCAGGTCGGCGACGAGACGATCACGGAGGACCTGACCGTCGACGGGGAGGAGACTGAGGAATTATCCGTCACCGTCGACGCCGGCGACCTCGGCGAGGGTGACCACGACTGGACCGTGACCGTCGACGACCACGAGGAGACCGGGACGGTGACTGTCAGCGATGAGACGAACGATGACGACGCGAACGAGGCGGGCACACCCGCCGGCGGTGCGGCGGTCACCGGCGCATCCGTCGACGTCGCGGGCCCGATGGCCGGAGGTGAGGGCGCGTGA